Within the Desulfovibrio sp. genome, the region CCAGCATCTCTGCCGGCAAAAGCCAGCCCTCGCCAGCAGCGTTGCCCAGTGACAGCATGCTCTCGCCCATACGGGCCAGCGTGTCCAGATGGGCCACGGGCATGACCCTGTCCGCAAGGGGAGAGCCTGCCAGAGCCTCCCGCATGCTTTTGCGCAAATTTTCCACTTTTTTGATAGCCAGAGTGCTGCCCAGCGCACCCAGGGCGCTGCCGCCCTGGCGTTGCCAGTCGTAAATGGAATCCCTCAGGCAATACAGCATGAAGTTTGTAATATCGGGCAGCAGGGGTTCGCCTCCTTCCTGCCGGATGATATCCACAATATGCCGATTGGCGTCAGGATGGTAGGTAAGAAGAATTTCGCCGACCACGGCAACGCGCGGCCGGTGGTCCACATCGCAGCCGATCTGCTCAAAATCGCGCACAAGGCGTTCCATACTGCGACTGAAGGCCAGATCATCGCCATGCCGCACAATGGGGGTCAATGTGCGCAGCCAATGATCAATCCTTTCGGCTGTGTCTCCTGCACGGCGCTCATAGGTCTGCGTATGCAGCGAAAGACGTTGCAGCATGTCTCCGGCCAGCATGCCCAGCACCATTTTGTGCAGCATGGCGCGGCTGGGCCTGAAACCCGGATGACTGTCAACACCGGATGTGCTCATGGTGAGCACCGGAACCGATGCAAAACCGCACTCAAGCAGGGCCTTGCGCAATAGGGCCGGATAATTGCTGGCGCGGCATGGCCCGCAGGTCTGTGAGAGAAGGAGGGCTGTACGGTGGGGATCATGCTCGCCGCTTTGCAGCGCGTGCAGCAATTGGCCGATAGCCACAATGGCCGGATAGCAGGCATCATTGTTTACATAGGCCTGCCCCAGGCTGATGGCTTCGGAAGTTACCGTGGGCAGCAGTTTTACCATGTGTCCACTGCCCACAATACCTTCGGTGATCAAGGGAAAATGCAGCGGAGCCATTTGCGGGACAAGAATCAGGTGCGAGTGGGCGTCTTTTTTGGAAAAAACGGGCGCCGAGGGGGGCGGAATGAACGTCTGTACGCCCTTGCCGCGTCCTTCTGCCACGGCCAGTAGTGAGCGAATGCGGATACGGGCCGAAGCGAGCGCGTTGCCCTCATCCATCTTGATAAGGGTATACAGCTTGCCATGCTGGTGCAGCTGCTCGCGTATCTGGTCGGAAGTAATGGCGTCAAGGCCGCAGCCAAATGAGGTAAGCTGCACAAGCTCAACCCTGCATGTGCCGTGCTCTCCCTGAGCGGCCCATGACGCGGCCCGGTAGAGCCTGGCAGGGTATGTCCACTGGTTGCGGACGCGCAGCCCCGGCACGGGAATTTTGCGCAGCCAGTGGCGAGGCAGGGCGTCCTCGCTTATAACCGTAGCCCCGAGCGACGCGATAAAGTCCGGCAAACCGTGGTGCACCTGCGGGTCGGCATGATAGGGGCGGCCTGCCAGCACCACCAATGTTCCGCCCTGACGGCGTGTTGCGGCGTAGAGCTTTTCTGCTTCATCCCGCAGTTCGCGCAAATAATTTTCCTGCTCCTGCCGGGCCACGCGGACAGCGGCGCGCACTTCCCCCCTGGGCAGGTCCATTTCCTGACAGAGGTTACGCACCAGGGATCCCGTGTGGTTGAGATTCACAAAAGGCGCGTACATGAGGGCCTTGCCATTGACCAGTTCCGGCAGGTTTTCGCGTACCACCTGTGGATAACCGCAGGCCACAGGGCAGGAAAAAGCATCGCACATTTCTTCAAATTCTTTGGACTCACGGGGAATGCAGGGCATGAATATGCGCGAGATTCCTTTTTCAACAAGCGAAAGCACATGCCCATGGGCCAGCTTGGCAGGATAGCAGACGCTTTGCGAAGGCACGGAGGCCAGGCCCCGGGCAAAAAGCGCACGGCTGGTCGGCGGGGAAAGCTCGACCCTGAATCCAAGGCTGGTGAAAAGGGTGAACCAGAAAGGATAGTGCGAATATACGGTCAGCACCCTCGGTATGCCCAGAACTCCCCGTGGCGCGCGTTCAAGGGGCAGCGGTTCATAGCGGAAGAGCCGCTGACGCTTCCAGTCATAAAGATTTTGTCCGGCGGCCGTTTTTTTGCCAGTGGTATTGGCGAACTTGTCGCAGCGGTTGCCTGAAAAATGGCGCGTTCCGTGCGAAAAGCGCGTTTCGGTCAGCAGGCAGTTGTTCCCGCAGTCGCGGCAACGAAAACTGCGGCTGCGCATCTCAAAATTGCGAAGGCCCTCGGCTGTCAGGGGGGAGTAACGCACTTCATTGGCAGGGCAGGCCTCAAGCGCTGTCAGGGCAGCCCCATAGGCCCCCATAAGCCCTGAAGAGGCCGGCCGGTGTACGCTATGCCCCAGGGTGCGCTCCATGGCGCAAAGCAATGCGTCATTGAGGAATGAGCCTCCCTGCACCACCACATGCTGCCCCAGTTCATCGGTATCCTTGATGCGCAGCACCTTGTCCAAAGCGTTGCGAACAACAGAATAGCAGAGGCCAGCCGCAATATCGGCCGCTTTCATGCCTTCTTTCTGGGCTTGCGTGACCTTTGAGTTCATGAATACCGTACAGCGCGAGCCAAGGTCAGCCGGATGTTCGGCATACAGGGCAGCCTCGACAAATTCCTCCATACGCATGCCAAGCCCCAGGGCGAAGCTTTCAAGAAAAGCCCCGCAGCCTGCGGAACAGGCCTCGTTAAGGCTCACATCCGCGATAACGCCGTTTTCGGCCTTGAGGCACTTCATGTCCTGACCGCCGATGTCTATGACATAACTCACTTCAGGCACAATACGATGCGCGGCTTTGAAGTGCGCCAGCGTTTCCACTGTGACGCAGTCAAGCTTGAGCGCCGCCTCGGCAAGCTGCGCCCCATAGCCAGTGGCGGCCGTGCCTGCAAGCCAGGCCTGTGGAGGAATCTGCTCAAGCATGTCGGCAAGAGGCGGCAGAAGAACTTGCAGGGGGTTGCCCCCATTGGACACGTAACACGATGCCAGCATGCGCTGCTGCGCGTCTATGAGCGCGGCCTTGACCGTGGTGGACCCGAGGTCAAGCCCCAGATACAGGGGGCCGGTCGCCTTGTTCAGATCGCATCGGGGGAGGCGGTCGTCGGAGTGCCGTTTTCTGAAGATTTCATATTCGGCAGAATCACGAAAAAAGCGTGGCAGTGCCTTGGTCAGAGGAGGCAGGGCTTCGCAAGCCAGATTGCGGGCCTGACGGGCCAGTTCGTCCAGGCGAACCAGCGGGGTTTCGCCTTGCCTGTCCTTCATGCACAAAGCCGCACCGTGGGCGGCGGCACACTGGGCATGCGGCAGACAGGCAATTTCGTCATCTTCCAGATGCAGGGCCGCAATAAAAAGTTTTTTCAACTCCGGCAAAAAATGCAATGGCCCACCAAGAAAGGCCACTGTGCCTTCAATGGGGCGGCCACAAGCCAGGCCGCCAATGGTTTGTTCAACCACGGCCTGAAATATGGAGGCCGCGATGTCTTCCCGCGCTACCCCGCCATTCAGCAGGGGCACAATATCCGTTTTGGCGAACACGCCGCAACGTGAAGCAATGGGGTAAAGAGTGGTGTGCTGCGCGGCCAGTTCATTGAGTCCTTGCGCATCAGTGCTGAGCAGACGGGCCATCTGGTCGATAAAGGCCCCGGTTCCTCCGGCGCAGGATTCGTTCATGCGCAGTTCCACATCCTGCCCAAGGTACAGCAGCTTGGCGTCTTCGCCGCCGAGTTCGACAGCAACGGTGGTTTGTGGAGCCGCAGCCGATACGGCGCGGGCCGTGGCCAGCAGTTCCTGTTCAAAAGGTAAAGACAGGGCCTGGCCAAGATCCAGCGCGCCCGAACCGGTGATGGCGCAACGCACCGGCAAAAGAGGATATTTTTGTGCCAGTTCATCCAAAAGAGCGGATAACGTGGCGCGAACGGCGGTTCCATGACGACGGTACATGGTTTCAATAACCATACCCTCGGTATCAAGAAGCGCCAGCTTGACAGTGGTGGAGCCTATGTCCAGACCAAGAAATGCCGCAGGATGTGGAGACACAAATAAGTCCTCACATTTCTGTGTGTTTGTGGGAGAGACAAGATATCGCCTTTCATCAAAGAATGATTCCTGTTTAAAGGAAAAGCGAAATATTTTCCAGCTATAGATTCAGGATATACTGCAAGGGGCGACAAAGACAAGCCCCACGTTACAAAAAAAGAAGCGCCGCGCTCATTTTTCAATCATTGCTTGGCTGAAAAATGGGCGCGGCGCTCTGCTGGCTGTGGGTTATTGCTGAGCCATCGAGGCATCAAGTCTGTCGGTGATATTGTCGCGGATCCACTTGGCGTCGAGCCATTCCAGAGGCGTAACCTCAACCCCGCCCACCATCATTCCAAAGTGCAGGTGGTCGCCAAACGCAAGGCCTGTGGTGCCGGTATGGCCGAGGAGCTGCCCCTTTTGCACCACATCGCCAGCCCTTACTGTAAAATCATTGAGGTGGGAGTAGAGGGACATAAGCCCCAGACCATGATCAACCACCACAATATTGCCATAGATGCCGAGTTCGCCGCTAAAAATGACCCGTCCGCTGTTGGCGGCGGGCACTTCGGCGTTACGTATGGACGCAAGGTCAAAGCCAAGATGGTAGGACTCGCCAACCTGCTTGCCCTGATAACTGTAAAATCTGTGGTCGGCAAAACCCGCGCGCGGGGCGGAGCGGGGCATGCGTGTAAAAACGCTGCTCCACAGCATGGCCGAGGCAGAGTCTTTGCTTATGTTGCGCAAGTCCTCAACGTTGGCGGCCCGCACCTGATTATTGATATACATGTAGCATTCAAGAGGGTTGGCTGCATTGGGAGCCAGATGGCGCAACTTGCCCTCCACGCTCAGCAAAAAATTGTCGGTCAGTTCAAGACTGTCGCTTTTGAAAACCCGCTCAAAGGCCATGACCGTCAAACGGCTTTTGGTCACATTGCCCGCAAGGTCAGTGGCGGTGATTTCCACACTGTTTTTATAATCTTTGGCCGTCATAGTGTACGGATAGGGGAAAAAGCAGACGTAGCTGCCGTCTTTTTGCAGGTAGCCAGGAACAAGATAGCCGGCCACAAGGACGCCGCTGCTGGTCACCTCTTTATCGATGGTGTAGCGGACAACGGCAGCGCCCCCACGGCGCACATTGGGGGGCAGTGTTTTGACCGAAATGCGCGGGGGCTGGGTATCAAGGCGCATGGGAAGCTGCAGCGTGCGGGTATTGCCCTGGCCAAAGCCGGCAAGCGAGCCGTCAGTGGCGCGTATTTCGAGGTCAAAGGCGCCTTCACGAAGGTTGGCGTCCTTGAAGGACACTTCAACAGTACGTTCAGGCAGGTATTGATCAAAGTGTTTGTTAAAAATAACATTGAGCACGTTATTTTTTTTCACGCCGACAGTAACAGATCTGATTCCTGAAACATCCTGCATATTGATCTTAAGCACACTGACGGGGGACACTCTGCCTGTGCTGGGAGAAACTTCAATAATGGGACCTTCAAGGTCCTTGAAAAAAGTATAGCCGCCCACTCCTAGAACGACCAACACAAGAACTCCAAGCACAGTTGAAAACATACTTTTCTTTCGCATTGCAGGCTCCTCATTAAGCTCAGGGAAAAGCCTTGCATAAAGGCCGCCAATTTTCAAGGAAAAGTCTGGAACATTTATAAAGTCGCGCGGGGCCGTAGCGTGCATTGACTTGAGGGTAAAAATCTGTTTTCACTTCCGCAGTATGCAAAACAGCAGACATCCAGGCATAAGAGCGCCAGAGCGCGCGGCAGCCTCCCCGGTGGACCCCAAACGTCTGCGGAGGCGCATGGTGCGCGAGCAACTTGAAGCCAGAGGCATCACCGACGCGGAGGTCTTGGCCGCCATGGGCGCCGTCCCGCGACATCTTTTTGTGCAGGAGGCCCTGCGGGTCCAGGCTTATGAAGATACGCCCCTTCCCATAGGCTATGGACAAACCATCTCCCAGCCTTATGTTGTGGCTCTGATGAGCCAGCTTCTGGAACTACGCAGAGGCATGCGGGTACTGGAGATAGGCACGGGTTCCGGCTATCAGGCGGCCATACTGGCGACCATGGGCTGCACGGTTTTTACGGTGGAACGGCTGCGCGAACTGTATCAAAGCACCGCAAGCCTCTTGCGGCAGCTGGGGCTTCGCGGCATTCACATGCAGCGGCGAGACGGCACCCTCGGGATGCCTGAGGCTGCCCCGTTTGACCGGATTATTGTTACGGCAGGCGGGCCGGAAGTGCCGCGCCCCCTGACGGATCAGCTTGATGAAGGCGGCATTTTGCTTATTCCTGTGGGGCCGCGTCCTCGCGCGCAAAGGCTTATGCGCCTGCGCAAAGAACAGGGACGCATGGTAAGTGAAGATATGGGCCCCGCCATTTTTGTGGACCTGGTGGGCGACCACGGCTGGTAGCCATACAGGTGCCCGTCAAAAGTAAGGAGATATCATGGCTTCCTGTTCCTCCTGTTCCTCGTCTTCTTCCTGTCCCAGTTCAACGGGCAAGGGTGGCGATGGAAAGTGCATTGATCCTGCAGCCATGCAGGACAAGATTATAGCCGACAGGCTAGGGCACATCCGACACAAGATTTTTGTCATGAGCGGCAAGGGCGGGGTAGGCAAGAGCTCGGTTACCGTCAATACGGCCGCCGCTTTGGCCCGACGTGGGTTCAAGGTCGGCATCCTTGATGTGGACATGCACGGCCCGAGCGTTCCCAATCTTCTTGGCCTCACCAGCACGGTTGAAATGGATCCGGCTGGCGAGCTCATGCTGCCCGCAGCCTATAATGAAAATCTCGCCGTCATCTCAATGGACTCCCTGCTGCAGGACAAGGATCAGGCAATCCTGTGGCGTGGCCCCAAAAAGACGGCCGCCATACGCCAGTTCATTTCGGACGTTAAGTGGGGGGATCTCGACTTTCTGCTCATTGACTCGCCTCCAGGAACAGGCGACGAGCACATGACCGTCATGCAGTCCATCCCCGATGCGCTGTGTGTGGTGGTGACGACGCCCCAGGAAATTTCACTGGCCGATGTGCGCAAAGCCATCAATTTTCTGCAGTACACCAATTCAAACATACTGGGCGTAGTGGAAAATATGAGCGGCCTGATCTGCCCGCATTGCCATCAGGAAATAGACCTTTTCAAAAAGGGCGGCGGTGAAGAACTTGCCAAACGGTATGCGCTGAAGTTTCTGGGCGCGGTGCCTCTGGATCCCACTACCGTGGTGGCGGCCGATCGCGGCGTGCCTGTTGTGTATCTTGAAGCAGACAGCCCGGCCAAGACAGCATTTTTGCAGTTGGCCGACGCCATTGCCTCTGCCTGCGACACCAGCGTGGAAGCCCTGGCTTCCACGCATGCATAGCCATTGAGCCGCTGTCTGAAACACGCAGCGGCTGTCAGAAACTATGCAGGTTCTGTTTCTGCGTTCTTTGCAGGTTGTTTTGTACTGCTGATACGTGCGAAACCCCATTGAGCCTGTAGCGCCTAAAAAAATTAAACTCCCCTGCCGGCCTCAAGCGCCCAGGCAGGGGAGTTTTTTCTTCTTTTCTCCTGTTTGCTTTTATGTTATTTGGACAAAAAATCTCGGGGAGCGTCAAAAAGAACTACATGCTTAATCTTGCTAATAAAATTACGCTATTACGTATTCTTATGACCCCTCTGGTAGTTTTACTGCTGTATTTTGAGGGACCGGTTACCTGTAAACTCGCTGCCTTGGCCTTTATTTTCGCTTCGCTGACCGACTGGGCCGATGGCTACGTTGCCCGCCGTTCCAACATGGTCACAAGCATGGGCAAATTTCTTGATCCCTTGGCAGATAAAGTACTTATCTGTTCCGTTCTTATCATGTTTGTAAAACTTGGCTGGGCCCCGGCCTGGGTTGTCATCATTATGGTCTGCCGTGAACTGGTGGTCACCGGCCTGCGCACCATAGCCATTGATGAAGGAATAGTGCTTGCCGCTGACAAGTTCGGCAAAGCCAAAACCATTCTGCAAATTTTTGCCATCGTGCCGCTCATTCTGCATTATCCGCTATGGGGGATGGATCTCAGCCCCATTGGCGAGTGGCTTTTGTATGCAGCGCTGGCACTGGCCCTCATCTCAGGCTCCAATTACTGCTATGATTTTTACCGCCGCACACAGGCGCGTAAGGATTCCGACAAAGTATGAGTACGTTGCAGATACGCCTCAAAAACTGCATCCAGACCATTCTGGAACTGGAGCCCGACATGCGAGCCGGGGTCTGGGGGCGTTACTTTGATATGGAACTCAATTCGCTAAAGGATTACCTTGCACAGGTGGATCAGATGAAACTTGCCGAAGAGGACGTGCAGCGCCTTGAAAACGCCACGGCTACCTTTTTGGCTGAACTCAAGCTTTCCCGCAAAGGAAAGCCCCAAAACAAACGGCTGTTGCAGTAATGTTCTGGCGTTCCTTTATTCTTGTAGTGCTTGGCCTCATAAGCATCGTGCTTTTCAGCCGTACGGTATGGGGGCCTACGGGTCTGCTTGAATATCGTGAACTCAAAAAACAATATGCCGATCTGGAAAAACAGATAGCTGACCTGGATAAGGAAAACATGGCTCTAAGCCGTGAAATCCGCCTCCTGCAGTCTGACAACCAATATGTGGAAAAAGTGATCCGGCAGCGCCTGCACTATGTGCGAGACAATGAGGTGCTCTACCTCTTCGACGCATCGGCCAAACCCCATCGGGAGCCGTAATATATGACGGAAAAAATTCAATGGTATAAAGAAGTTCTGGAGCTTGAGCCCAACTCGAAGGTTTTTTTTCCTCTGGCGCGACTGCTGGTGGAAGAAGGGCACTTAGATGAGGCTGTGGCCGTTTTGGAGCAGGGCCTGGCACGCCATGACGAGTTTCTTGAAGCGAGACTCTTTCTGATCGAACTGCTTTATAAAACGGGCCAGCAAAACTCTTGCGAGGCCCAGGTTGAGAAACTCAGCCGTATGTTCACGGCCTATTCAGGGTTCTGGCAGGCATGGGCCGCCTCCACCCTGACCTCAGGCCAATCCCCGGACACAGCTGCCGTCATGCGGTTTCTAGCCCTCAATTTTGCCAAAGGCCCTGTGTCGTTGCGTGAAGTGCTGGATCAGGGCGTCAACAGTCTGCTCGGGCACAGCGCGGCGGGGCCTGACACACGCGGCCCCACAATGGGGGAACCCAAGAAACTTCAAGCTCCACTTGAAGATTCTGCCCGTAGCCATACGCCCCCTCAATCGCAGGACGATGCCGATGCCATCTCTGCCGCGCGGCGGTCGTACGAGCATCCTGCGCACGAGCTTCTGGCGCACGAAGACCCCGGCACTGACCCTGTGGCAGCCGACCACCTTGTCCATGAAAAACTGGATACGTTTGATCCTGATGACGTCGAGGATGGCGCGTCGCTGGAAGCGCCCCTGCATTCCATAACGGCACGCTTGTCCAGCGATGACGCTGGGGGGGCTGCCTTGCAGAGTCCTCTTGACCGTACTGCAGAGCCGATCGTGGAAAACGCAACAGGCGGCACCGTGCAATCCGGTGAAGAAGCTGACGACAGTGAGGAGCGTTTTTCGCTGCGGACGCGTTCAATGGCCGAAGTGCTGGCAGAACAGGGAGACATCAAGGGAGCGCTGGATATTTATCATGAGTTGGCCGCTGCGGCCACCGCGCCGGAAGAAAGTGCTGATCTGCGGCAGCGTATAGCCACGCTGAACGCGCGTCTGGGCAGCGCGCCGCCTGCGGAACAAACGCAGGAGCCCGCCGAGGCAGGGGGATCTACCGGCAAGGATAAACTCATTAGTATGCTCGAAGCCTTGGCCGAACGGGTCGAGGCCAGGGCGCACAGCTAAACCATTATCAAGGCCGATTTCGCATTATATGCAGCCAGAGGCAAAGCGGCTGATCTTTGTCTGGTGGTTTTTACCATTCGCGCAGAACAGATGACGATTGCGTGCGGACTGTTCTAAAGCTGAGGGAGAATACGGTGTTCAAATCATATCTGCGGACCATACTCATGCTGGTTACCGCTGCATTTCTGGTTACAGGATGCAGTTCGTACCAGCCAACCAAAAATGCCTGGAAGTCTACCAAGGGCTTCTGGAACACCTATGTCAGCCCGCCAGCCTCGGTGGACTATGACGAAAAAGGCGAACTTTCACCGCAAGCTCTGGCTCTGACCCACAGCATGATGGGGGTTGACGTGGAACTGAGCCGCCTTGAACGCGTCATGCTCAATGCCGACAAGCCCCCGACTCGTGACTGGATCGCTGCATTTTTCAGCAATTTTCCCTGGGTCAGCGGTTTTGCCGGCGTAAAGTACGACGGCACCATCCTTGGGCAGGAACCTGCAAACCCCATGAAGCAGCTGGATTTCATTCCCTTGCTGTACGAAGACAAAAAGCAGAGCACCCGTGCTCTTCGTGCCGATGTTCAGCCCTCGCCGCTGGGGCCGGAGATTTTGCTTGCCGCTCCCCTGTATGACGGCGTCGACTTTCTTGGCGTGGTCGCTACCTACTTTGATATGCGTGCCCTCATGCAGTATTCCAGCAGTTCGCAAAATGTGGTCATCCTTTCCCCCAACGCGCTGTTGTGGCCAGGAAAGTATGACTTTGCCGCCACGCCCCTGGCTGGTGTGAACTGGGATGAGGTTGTCACAAAAAGCTCTTCCGGCACGTGCACCAACGTAAACGGCACGTTCTATTACATGGTGCGCTATCTTGGCAATTTGCCTCTGATTTTCGCTGTGGCTGAAAAGGGCACTTTCCCTGAAGGCAACGGCGGTGTGGAGCAGGGCCTGGCCTTCTTCCCCAAGGAGCGCCCCAAACTTCCTCCGCCGCCGCAGCCTGAGCGCAAAAGCAAAAAACTGGGCCCCGACGCCGTCGCCATGCCCACACCCGGGGATGCCGTCAACGCTTCTGGGCAGCCGTCTGCACAGACTGCGGGCGGGCCTTCCCACGACATCCAGCCTGGCAGCGGCGACAGTGTTTTGCTCAAAAACAAAAGATCTGAAAAAGCCAAAGTTCAGGAACGCCAGCTTGAAGGCGAGAATGTCCCCGTGGAAAGGGCTCAAAGGCCCAAGGCCATGCCGCAAGCCAGACCTGGCGGACTTGGGGGTCCGGAAGCGGATATGCCCAGAGTCGTCGCGCCAAGCCCCTTTGGCCCGCGTGAAGAACAGCCTCGCGTTGTCGCACCAAGCCCCTTTGGCCCGCGTGACACTGGCGAATCCAAGGATAAGGCCGCTGACGTGAAGCCTGAAGCTTCACCCTCCGGTTCCACTGAGGGCCAGCCTGCCGCGGCGACTGACAAGCCGGAAGCGCCGACTGAAAAAGCCGCGCCTCAAAAGCAGGAGTCGTCTGCACCCGCAGAAAGTACGGCCCCGGCCGACACCGCCAAAAGTTCGGCCAAGCCTGACGAGTCACCGAGCGGCGCAGCCGCGCCGGATGTTTTGCCGGGCGGGCGTCCAAGTCCCTTTGGGCCTCGGAACTGACGCATATCAATACAAACTTGCGCCGCCCCGGGGCGGCGCAAGTTTTATGTCTACAGAACTATTCTCTGTTGCAGGAGGCCATATGGCTGACATCACGGTCACGGAACATCTGCTGCTGCACCAAAAGCGCACTCCACAGGCCACCGGACAATTTACCGGATTGCTGTACGATCTCATTCTTTCGGGAAAAAGCATCTCCCGCCGTATCAACAAAGCAGGGCTCCTGGATATTCTCGGCGGCACGGGAGAAGTTAACGTGCAGGGCGAGAACGTGCAAAAGCTGGACACCATCGCCAACCGCATCTTGCTGTACCGCATGGAACGCTGTGGCGCATTGTGCGCCATGAGTTCAGAGGAAGAGGCTGAGCTTATCCGCGTCAGCCCTGAATTCCCGCGAGGCGATTACATTCTCATCTTTGACCCCCTTGATGGTTCCTCCAATATTGACGTGAATATCAATGTGGGCACCATCTTTTCCATTTTGCGGCGTCCGGAAGGACATTCGGGCGAAGTGACCCTGGATGAAGTGCTGCAGCCGGGCCTCAAGCAGGTGGCTGCGGGGTATATACTCTATGGCCCCTCCACCATGCTGGTGCTCAGCACGGGGCAGGGCGTACACGGATTTACGCTTGACCCGGGCGTGGGCGAATTTCTGCTTTCGCACCCCAATATGTGCATCCCCAAACAGGGCTCCATCTATTCCGTCAACGAGGGCA harbors:
- the fbp gene encoding class 1 fructose-bisphosphatase — protein: MADITVTEHLLLHQKRTPQATGQFTGLLYDLILSGKSISRRINKAGLLDILGGTGEVNVQGENVQKLDTIANRILLYRMERCGALCAMSSEEEAELIRVSPEFPRGDYILIFDPLDGSSNIDVNINVGTIFSILRRPEGHSGEVTLDEVLQPGLKQVAAGYILYGPSTMLVLSTGQGVHGFTLDPGVGEFLLSHPNMCIPKQGSIYSVNEGNWKNWDAPAREAVNWFHGCETSDGTPYSSRYVGALVADFHRTLINGGIYMYPPNIHKPNGKLRLMCEAAPLAFLAEQAGGKASDGRGRILERVPDRLHARTPLFIGSAKDVEAVENIYARHASQAAFQ